CTATTGTTGAGATGTCACCCATGGAGCTGACACGTTGCTTGGGCTTGCTGGTGAAGGTACTGACGCAGGTGTAGCCGCCGGTTGTGATGCTGGTGCGGTATCTTGAGGCTAAGTCAGCTGTGAAGCTGACGCATTGACTTGCTGattcatcggctgagaagcTGATGTACTTGGATGCTTTGATGGAGATGGGATCATGAATTCCGGAGGCATACCAAGTCCAGTAGTTGGATCCCAACCAGCTAGGTATACTGACATAAAGTTCCCCTATGCATATGTAGCCATCGGCGTAGAATTGGTGTACATAGGAGGAATCTGAGTTGACACCACAGTACTAATCGGCTGTGCATCTATGACACCCTCATCAGTCGGAGCCTGAGGATGGATCTGTGACGTTCCAGAAGCCAATCCAATAGGAGAGAAGACCATCTGACTACCCTGATAATAAGCTGGTCCCATAAAGCCAGGTGTCTCTCTATCTTGTAGCGTCTTGAGCACAACATTGTGGATGTGGTTGACCATGAGTGGAGCATGATTCACGAAAGCATGTCCAATCGCCTGATTCATGTGATGAATCATTCTGTCCTCCTTCTGTGACTCTTCATGTGATACAAAAGTGGGAAAATCGAATTTCTTGATTACCTCTCCACTTCTGTTGGTGCTGAAGGATAAAAGGCACCGTTGCTCAAAAGCATCTGTAATTGCTTTAAGTTCTGCCTTGTATTCTTCCTTCAACTTTTCCTTATCGATCGGGATCTGATTCTGTTCAGACACCTCTGCCTTCTCtgacatcttgatgtttcttgtcccaccgggcgtgccaaaagatgtgttgacgcgagatgatcacacaccaagcccaggagccccATACGCCAAGCCCGGACTGCACTGATTTGAACCAAGGCATGCTAGTCAATTCGACCTATAAATTTACAAGGTAacagcaaaccgtcaaattcaagagtgtatcagccggatttccgaatcactcttacgcggGGTATTGGCAAAGCCCAGCCGATTTAGAAGGCGACAAAAGATCGTGTAAGATGAGTGTGTAATAAAATCAATCTATTACGATCGGCAATaagctgccgatgccgatgagCAACCGggacggctagatctaaagccgacgCATGCCGAGTAACAATGTACAAACAcatgaatgtatggatctggacaaagctaagtttatgattcaatctaatcggctttacaaggtttatcgtgataaacaaggagcttacagctgattaaacagatcactaagccgggtagtttgtgaattaatctaaacgagaaaacagtgATGCGCccagagatcaaagcttagataaattcggtaaattttgagtagatctgaacgaagtaacagcgatgcgcccggaagctaaagctcagatttactcggtaaacgaaaacttaccagcaaaccaagtcgctcgaatgtgagacgtccttgattgGCTTGAAAGAGCTCGCGAAAAGAAAAGagatggcgaagtcgccgataagaaagtaaattgcgaatagtaaagtttgtttgtttggatgtgtatcaatctttacaatagtccGGGGGTctatatttataccccacgctaacacagtcctagccgattacggcaaagtaTTGATTCTATCTAAAGAAACTTATTCTAATAAACAAAAAATACCACCTTCCAAACCGAGACCATCCCGTATCAAAACTTGCTTAGAAAATGCTGAGACGTCTGATCGGCATCAAACTGTGCACGATCCTCTCCTTCCGTGTACCATCATTTTTTCCAACCAGGCATTTCACTATTTTACCAATCCTTTGACACGCGCTAAAAAAACAGTGGCAACACTTCTAAGAAAAGTCAATCCTAAAAGCTACAACGATCTAGAAATCGTCGAGGTTGCCAACTGAAGATTCACTGCCAAAGGAAAGGTCATTGCTATGAGCTTTGGGCTCTGAATCTTCATGCTCAGAGTCAAGATCAGAAACTCCTCTGATTTCTTCTGGATCTTCTTCATTTCCAACAGGCTGTTTCGGGACATCGGGTGGCATCGGGTGTTCTTGGAGGTACTCGATATAGGCATAAGCATCCTCAAGCTCCGAAGTGAGGTCCTGAGCTTGTTCCTGAAGGAACTCTGTCACTGTGTTGCATTGATTGAGAATAGTATCACTCTCGACGATTTGGTCCTCTCGGTGGCCTATCGTCTCCTCACGTTGAGCTATCACCTCGTCTCGGGTGGTAACTGCTGCTTGAAGCTCTTCCGCCTGAGTGATCTGCCTATCCAACTTGCTATGAACCCGGAGATTCTGGGTTAGGAAACtggaagttccgggtttggaAACCAGAAGTTCCGGTTTTGCTCTGTTTCACCTACTCCGGCGCCCATACCGGTGACTGTGCCGCTGGCGACGCCATGCGTCGGCCGTCGCGGCGAACTTCGCCCTCCGTGCGTGTTGCCTCTATCCTTCTCGAGCACGGGAAGCTTCTCCTCCCTTCtatccctttctccttcctcaCACTCACGCCGAGCCCGACGCGAGCAGAGCTCGTCGCAGGCACCCCTCCGGCCAAACCCTACCGCCCCGCTTTGTTTCTTCGCGCCCCAAGCCACGCAGCGTCACCCCGCACCTCCTCCGCCCCATCCTGAGCTCGGCCGAGCCCTAtcccggccgaatcggccccTCCTCCGTCGACCCGCCATTGCCGTCCCCGTCGAAGCTCCGCCCCTCACGCCGACGACCCCTCTCCGGCCGTCCTCCGCTTGATTCGAGCCTGTGGTGAGCTTTTCCACGAGCCCCTCATCCTCCCCGACCCTTTTCCCCTTCGATCCGGGCGCTGTCGGcgtcggaacgccgccgcgccgccgtggctgcCGAGCTGTCCCACCGGCGCATGCCGCAGGCTGCTCCTGCGCAGGcttggccgccaccgccgcaagcCCCGGGGCCGCAGGGCTCCCTGGCCGCGGGACTGCCCCGCCCGCAGCTGgccggccacgccgccggcggggaacgcagagcgccgccgcccctgcccttGCGCGCCatgcgccggccatggccttgGTCTGGCTGTCCCCAGTTTTTGCCCCAAAACCGGAACTTCTGGTTTTggaacccggaggttccggtttCTAGTTAAATTCCAGTTTTAGTTTTGTGTACTGATCTTGTAAAAATGtgtagtaaatagtagaaaaatgtgaaaaatgcaaactaaattttattaggtttctaaaatcaagatcttcagaggaaaaatagtcATGTGTGTGAAATGcaattttgcccctgctaaagtTTTAGTTTGTCcttaagctagtttattttgtgTCTATTTTTCTGTtggtctaaaaatcatgaaatttttgtggtagactactccttgcatgtgtagttcactgaaaaattttcatGAGCATAGCCTATGTACAATTTTGTAGATCTAATATTGCTTGATTTCATTCTAAGGCTAAATAAATGTTTTCGgtcatcaataaatgttggtaaatttttgttgccTGTTCTTTCAATATCTTGGCTTACTGGTAACTTTTGGGTTGCTCGATTAAGTCTGTAAGCTAGGTTTTGCTTTTATTTCGTTCCTAGctgcatcttttctttttgtggTTAAGTGAATCCTTTTATGCGTTGGAGCTTTCAGTATTTTGTGATCAGTAGTAATTGATGCTAGTCATGTCTTCCTTTTTAATTACCTCGCATTGCATCGTGAGTACCTTGTAGCTTTTtcttgcattgttttaattgttgcATGGTATCTTTCTTTACATATAGACGTCACGAGggaagccgtctacgagttggtcgctgaaccgatccaggagccgcaagccgGGGAACCACAAACCGACGAAGCAGCCGAGCAAGCTACGGAGGATattgttaaccccgctgacctgcaaggcatgccccggagcataacccctactttaaaacttatgcaatgTATTATTTaagtacttgtgcattaagttctaGGAGTTACTTGGAACCTTAAATGCATTATCTTTAGGAGACCCCGGGCTTTTACTAGCATGATAGGTCGATAGCACTGCCATGCTTAAGTAAGATatggtagaagacgggtgatttcctatcacccgcgagatataggtttggTACATTAGTATGAAAGTAAGAAATATTGCTATGAGaatggaaatggagaccgggcggagggaaagttggacataactatggaataaaggaaagttgagtctccgccagtgtcgattgaggaccgtaccgttgctgGCCGTGCTGACCAAGATTGAACattactaaccacatgccggaagtaggaggtagtcaaaaatggtaagctaattacctaaattgcgtcGAAATCTGATTCTCGACCAGTGGTGCTGGGCAAgggttgacggatggtgaagtcgtccacgggttcaccgggtgttcgcacgtgcggggctcatcatccggcTGTTTGCGGGCTTGACTCAGGCTTCGGggtaattatgggaacagttgCTCGGTGTGACTCACCAGGGTCGCacttggcgtgtgagttaggtccaccttgaaaggttaaatcggatcgataagccgtgactcgcggttatgagaaccttggtcacttcgttGCAtcatagtaaagaagtggaatgagactAGAGTGGAAATGTTGAGTTGTATGTTAGCAAAGATTaatatgatcaaccatgtatgctatcGAGAAATAGGCGAACATAGTTTATAGCTGTCAactcaattggagctaaaatattgaaagtaaggatccagtatcagtagcttttccgcaaaacaactccagagccaaaaagccttgcatgtctagataatgggctaagtatacccataaacgggtaagtcttgctgagtattagagtactcaggaTTTGGTTGTACccccttctgagcaggctgtgttccagaagacttcgaggagatctgcgcgTCTTGGGtgggtcagcctcttcctccgggttggactattgagtgggttccgtcttctACATGAAGTACGGGCAGAttggcctcacatcagtgggcaagatgtgaagctcatCTTTTGTCGGCGATGatagttatcgtattgtattttgggTCTCTGTTTTAAACTCTATTTTACTTCCGCTGTGTTGAACTCCGAGATTTGGATTGTAAACCCTGGATTGTAAAACTTTGTTGTAAATTATTTCTGAAGCTTGTGTTAAACTCTGTTTGTAAATTAACTTGAACTCTGCTTTTGCTtataatcacctgtgctcgtcttttgtcgAGAGTTctcgtgtaatcgatcctggttacagcaggcagtctgggtgtactggttgagtgcagaaGCTGTGGTTTAAGCTCAAGttgttaattattgcacttgatcagtattatttggactgttctgtgacagtggtgcatcttcttcttcactttcaGATTCCCATTCACCAAGCTCATTCACAACCATGGTCCTTCGATTTGGACATTGAGCAGCAACATGCCCATGATCTTGACACTTGTGACAAACAATGCTTCAGCTATGTGAAGATGATGCAGCAGCCGATGCAACAGAAGGGACTGCTGTACTTGTAGTAGGATGTCATTTTTCTTGCTGAATTGCAGGTGAAGAAGCAATAGAAACCGCCGTCTTTGCGGCGGTGGGGCGATCCGGTGCAGCGGCCAGTAGGGCCAGGCGGAGCTGGGGGAGCGGCGGCATGGCacggggcgggcgcggcgcacgcgcggcggccgggcaggGGCACGCGCGGCGCGACGGGCGGGCTCTGCGGCGCGACGGGCGGGCTCTGCGCCGCGGCAGTAGCaatggcagcagcagcgcaaGCGTGTGGTGCAGGCAGGCTCGGCCGGCACGGCCATGGCGGCACCTGCGCGCGAGAGAGGCGATGGAGGGGGAGAGAGGTGCAGTGGTGAGCGGCAGCGTGAGACGCGCGGCGCGCGCAGCGCTCTGGCGGTGCCGTGGCCAAATTGGTCACGGTAACCAAGCACAGGAGCAAAATATCGAGTCCCTGCACAGGGGCAAAATATCGGGGAGTTACATCAGTCAAGTTCAGTGTTCGCCAAGTCTACGCTGGGCCGGGGTCGTCCCAGCAACTAAATATCGTGTGCTAGCATATATGGGATGAGATTCACGGAATGATCATGCTGTGTCGTCGTTTACCACGCCACACTGCCTCCACAGAACATCCCATGCCGTCgtctcgccgtggcctcctcctcctcctccttgccatGGTGGCGAGCCTCTCCACCGTCGTAATAAGATCCAGGGACAGCCCGTTCACGACCATGGAGGCATACCCGCCGCCGATTGTAGCGCTAGCTGCTCTCGTCGGAGAACGGCTGACGGCTCCACGAGCATGgttgctgctcctcctccctgtCCCCATCTTGGTCGCACGCTACTCGTTCGGTGCCAAGAGGGCCAGGAAGATGAGGCCGCAGCAAGCAGACGACCGCCTACCGCCATCGCCTCCGGCGCTGCCCGTCCTCGGGCACCTCCACCTCGTGGGCTCACTCCCGCACGTCTCCCTCCGTAACCTCGCCAGGAAGCACGGCCACGACCTCAtgctgctccgcctcggcgccaTGCCGGTCGTCATCgtgtcgtcgccggccgccgcgcaggcgGTGCTGCGCACGCACGACCACGTGTTCGCGTCCCGGCCGCACTCCCTGGTCGCCGAGATCGTCCTCTACGGCCCGTCCGACGTCGGCTTCGCGCCACACGGCGAGTACTGGCGCCAGGCGAGGAAGCTCGTCACCACGCACCTGCTCACCGTCAAGAAGGTGCAATCGCTACGCCACGCTCGCGAGGAAGAAGTAAGGGACACCTTCGAAAAGTTAGGAACTCTTATTAGTTTGACGCTGTAGATATGTGACCGGTGCTTGGGTAGGTGAGCACGGTGATGGCCAAGATcggcgaggcggccggcgccggcgccgtggtcGACGTGGGCGATCTGCTCGGCTCGTTCACGAACGACCTGGCCTGCCGCGGCGTTATGGGAAAGACATCATCCCGGAACGAGGGCCTGAGGAAGCTGTTCcggcagctcgtcgtcgacACGTCCCCGCTTCTGGGAGGCTTCCACGTCGAGGAGTTCTTCCCGTTCCTCGCTCGTTTCGGCGTGCTCAGTAGGGTGGTTCGCGCCAAGTCGGAGAGATTGAGGAGGAGGTGGGACGAGCTGCTGGACAGGCTGATCGATAACCATGAGAGCAAGCATGAGGCTATGGCGGCGGCGAGTGATCCGAAGGAAGAGGATGACGACTTCATACATGTCTTGCTCTCTGTTCGGCAGGAGTATGGCCTTACCAGAGAGCACACGAAAGCTATCCTGCTTGTAAGTTTACATTCACCCCGTGATTAAAACCGCAAGATGTAGATACTATTACTAAGAACAAGCACGTTAATTCTGTTTAGTTCAGGCCTGAAACCTGATTGCAAAAGAGTTTTAATTATTTGGACTTATGGCCTGCAGGACGTGTTCTTCGGGGGAATAGACACAGCAGCTACGGTACTTGAGAACACCGTCATTGAGCTCATGAAGGAGCCACGCGTAATGAAGAAACTCCAGGCCGAGGTGAGGAGCATCGTGCCCAAGGGTCAAGAAATCGTCAGCGAGGCCGACCTGAACGGCATGGCCTACCTGAGAGCCGTCATAAAGGAGTCGCTCCGGCTGCGCAACGTGACGCCGCTCCTCGCGCCGCACTTCTCCATGGCAAGCTGCAGTGTCGACGGTGTGGTGGTCCCCGCAGGGGTGCGCGTTCTGATCAACGTCTGGGCCATCGGCAGGGACCCGCGCTTCTGGGaggacgcggaggagttcgtcCCCGAGAGGTTCCTCAACGGTGGCAGCGCGGCGGATGTCGGCTTCAAGGGGAACGACTTCCAGTTCCTGCCGTTCAGCGCCGGGCGCAGGCAGTGCCCCGGGATGAACTTCGGGATAGCCGCCATGGAGGTCATGCTGGCGAACCTCGTGCACCGCTTTGACTGGGAGATGCCGGCGGGGAAGGAGACGCGCGACATTGACATGTCCGAGGAGTTCGGGCTTGTGATGCACCGGAAGGAGAAGCTCCTCTTGGTTCCCAAACTACGTGTGTAGCGCCATAAGTTCATATGCTGCATCAAAGTGTTCCAGCACATATTTCGTACTTGCATGAAGAATAATGCCGCATTGCTGGTACAACATGATGAGTATTTGTGTCGATGTAATATTCAATAATCTATAGTGTTGGATCCGAACCAGCGAACTCCAAGCCGGATGAGTAATACGGAGTGTAGAAAAAGTATATTATATTGTCCAGAAAAATCGTATAACGAAAAAGAAGTGGATAGGACCGATCTCGCTGGCTAGACATGTCTCCGGCCGATCTTTTCATAGGCTACCACTTGATTCTAGTAGATAGGACCAACTGTACTTTCACAGCAAGGTCAGCATTTAGTCTGCAGAATGAGCTGGACCCGGCTGCATGGAGAGGCTGTCACTACTGCAAAATGAGTCTTTAGAGACGGGTAAAAAACTATCTTTAAGAACGGGTACTGCACCCGTTTCTGCTCTCCGCAGCTAGAAATAGTTGTTTGCAGGGCGGATGTtatacccgcccctaaaaactcatttctaggggcgggttaTGCCTTCACCCGTCCCTAGAAATCTAGGGACGAGTCACCCCATCACCCGCGCCTAGTAAttgattaaaaaataaaaaatccagcTGCAGCAACCGCGCGTCGCGgcatgcgcgccgccgcgcccagccGCAcgcgctgcgcgccgccggctgccacgTCCCGCCCGacctccggccgccgcgtccCACAGTCGTGCGCCGGCGCATCCAGCCAcgggccgcccgcgccgccatgtctctccgccgccgcacgcgccgccggccaccgcgtccAGCCGCACGCCGCCATGtcccgccctcgccgcgcgccgcgagcCGCAGGCACCACCGCTTCCTGCCGCCACCACacgcaccgccggccgccgcacgcgcccgctgttggcactccttagcctaactaTTTATTCCTCAAGCGCACAGATACCGATTGTAGTTTTCACTAGGTGAGTaagcctgggatatcgaatccaaggaacagTAAGTGTCGACTAGTGGTCTGGAGCGTTTCAGTCGGACCCGCTAAGGAGCAGAGGTACGAGGGTAGAGGGCTCATCTCCAGATAGAATACTAATTACTAAGATAACTTGAAAAGCTactgacttgatctgcttcggcggcctaagcgaagggctcagaaagggatgagaaggggccaacatacttttggcaatcctactgctatgaaagcacccgaacgttgTGGACTACTaaggacggacaaggctgtcaccacttgccacctaccactgcggtaccgtggggtggaacacaacccaaggtaactacCAAGCCTAAGCACCATGCCTAAACTATCGAGTCACTGATTTCTGCCTCGcgctaaggcaagaagaaaccccaaatggatagaacttgctatCCACACAGACAAGGGATCCCATAGATCAAAGAGAGCAACTAAgcaagtaacttaagtaaaaaataaactagcgagaaactgaagaTAAGCGAGGAAAACTTATTTGATTATAAAATTCCCCTAAGGTGGGTACAAGATGGGGTAAGGTCTAGAGAACTCGACTCCGCCCCTTTAGCTCGGCTTCtgccaaagctctcacctcacactctccctattctactaaggatGAAACTGAAATTGTGAGGCTCTCAAGCTcccaaggtgtgtgttacaagtgaggtgagggggtcctatttatagctaCCACGGTCGGTGAAATGGTTAACCGCTGCAAGCCTATGCTACCTCTTCCTTGGCTTCAACTCCACATGAAAGGGCGTTGTCAGAGGCTGACAAGGGGGGCCaggcggcctcccctaggccggccggcctgggggtggTGCCACCTGTCCACCGACTTCGCGTGGACGGCTCTGATCACTCCAGGAGGTCGGCGCTTCTAGTGGTTTGCTCAACCGTCATCttcttgggccgggcggcctccatggggccgggcggcctgcctcTAGCGGCCTCTCGGTCCTCCGTTGCACTGTCGTGTTCCTCTCTGACCATGGATCAATCTTGGATAGGGTGTATGTTGAATACTTGACCATGGCCCAAGTTGGCTTTTCTTTTGGATATGGGTCCAAGCCTTCTGGGTCCAAGCTATATATTTCTGGATTTAGCCCATTGAAATGGCTCGAATTCTCCATCAATGTGACTTTGGTAAAGTCTCATGCCAAGGTTCCATCGAAAGTATGCTGATCGGCCGAattcgggccttccggtccGAACAGCgtccgttttgggtcaaatttggttatgttgttcctgaagtcaattaaacaccaaaacttgtggaactcattagtaataatggttatggcatggttaGGGTCTATATTTTATGAAATCAGGTGGAGCATTAGCGGCGAAAACAATTgttatcgaccgccaacacccgccgcccgccgcgtccagccgcccgccgccagatctagggcgccgccaccgccgccatgagTCCACAACGCCGCTGCTTCCGCTGCCGCAAGTCGCtccagccgccggccgccgcgccaccagATCCAGGGCTGCCCCCTCCGTTTCCGCTGTCGCCTGCCCCGGccacgccgccatggcctccagaTCCGCGTCgcaggaggccggccggcggcccctGGGGACCGCCAGCAGTCACCCCGCCAGCCAGCTGCCTCGCCTCCCGGCCGCTCGCACCCGGCAGCCGTTGtgcccccaggccgccgccaccgtagtGCGCAGTGGTGTCCacgctcgcccccccccccccccccgcgagcTGTTGCTCTTCAGGAAAGAGTTaatggggggagagagagagagagaggaagatgtGGCTGAGATGAGGGAGAGAGATATGGGAGAGAGATAAAGTGTGGCTGCTCGCTTTCCGCGCCTGTGAATTTAATCCCACCCCCCTAGCTTCAAACTTTTCTAGGGCGGACGGTGGGATGATCCGCCCCCACAAatgccatttgtaggggcgagtCATCCCCTCCACCGCCCCTAAACATGAtcccatttttaggggcgggtgagagggtcacccgcccctaaaaatgtattttaggggcgggtcatttGCTACAGTGACTCTGCTCTATTTATAGCAACGGATTAACTTTTGATCCGCCCCTAAAAGAAAATCGGGACGTTGCTAaaaatcgtttttgtagtagtgtgtcCTGTAGCTTGGGACACCAAATAATTGTAGCAGATGCTAGGAGGAATATGTCATCAGAAGGGGTCGTGGATGCGAACTACCCACCATCAGACGGTCCACCAACTTACGGCGCAGTGAATAGAATAACGGCTAGATGTGTTCTTGTAATTTTTTGTTGTTTATTTTCATTTAATTTCTGAAACCTTcagtttcaatttttttttaaaaaataagacGCACAGCTGAGTTTATGGAATATGTAAGTAAATAAAATGATTAGGACTCAGCATGGatgcgcattttgcagcaagcaTGTCTACTGCAATCGATGCTCCTGTAAccaacatggccccatttagcCCATTCAAATGATTTTGATGATCGAGTGAAAATGCAATTAATGAGATTAACAAATTTGCGAGATCATATTTGTATGATTTTCTAGGTCCCATGGATGAATTCCAAACCATATCCAAGATGTCTAATTCACCATCGAGATGTCTAATTCATCGTCAAGACACTCAAGTTCAAATGACATCCGCGACAAGTTGGACAAGTGCAAGGAAGAAATAGAGGAAAATTAGGAGCACCAGAATATCCGGTGGCCATCGAAAGCTCCGATGACCCCTCACCAGAAGTTCCAATGCACTAGCATCGGGATAATTGTGTGCATTATGGACTCAGTGGAAAATCTCAATAGCACCAGAAGTTTTGATGCCCTCTACATCAAGCATTAGACTAAGCACCAGAATGTCACACATAGAGCATGTCAAGGGTGTAGCAGCagagtcttcagcaccggatgttCCGGTGGCCATCGGAGCAATTACGTCAGCACTTCAGGGAAATTGATCAGGAATCTCTGCAGCACCGGAAATTCCGATGCCCATCAGTGTAATGCATCGGAGCAATTACGTCAGCCTGCTACTGTGTTAGCTGCCCAACGGCTACTATTCTAGGACAGTGTGAACGGAAGTTTGACGCCCTCCCATCGGATGTTTCGACTCCCAATGCAAAAAAGAGGCATTTCCTACAAACGGCTAGCtcgacttggtggcctatataaggGCCTCACTCCGGCCATTTTGGAGTTGATAGAGTCCAGAGAAGTTACAACCACACTAGAGAAGTTCTCCAAGTCAACTAAAGAGCTACATGATCAAATTCGTAGGTTTAGCACAAgttttgagagtgttagtgctagattaaCTCTTGAGTGTGTGAGCAAGGTGTTGTTCCTTGTGCTATAGTTTTAGAGCGAACCAACACTTGTACTCGGTGTGCCAGCCATTTTTGGAGTTTTGGTGGCTCGTCGGCAACGTCAATGACCCTTCGGCTTgttgtggagcggcgtcgacatctTTCTgcgggggatgtggagacctctatccttggtggagaagctgcttagtggaaagcgggatcaaggtgaccgtgatgaCTTGACATAGACTTTGTggcaagatccatcctttgtggagaagctgctTAGATTTCATgttctgaccgtcaacttctctggaataaattgagctttagcaccatgttccatacatattttatttgattctaataagttccacaagttttggatgagttgtgcctGCAGGAAATCACTGTCCAAAGATGGTCAGAAACGGAGAaaatcccggccgcccggcctcaACCGTGCTGGCTAGCCTCAACCGTGTCGGCCGGCCTGACACCTCAACCT
The Panicum virgatum strain AP13 chromosome 6N, P.virgatum_v5, whole genome shotgun sequence genome window above contains:
- the LOC120679649 gene encoding indole-2-monooxygenase-like; amino-acid sequence: MIMLCRRLPRHTASTEHPMPSSRRGLLLLLLAMVASLSTVVIRSRDSPFTTMEAYPPPIVALAALVGERLTAPRAWLLLLLPVPILVARYSFGAKRARKMRPQQADDRLPPSPPALPVLGHLHLVGSLPHVSLRNLARKHGHDLMLLRLGAMPVVIVSSPAAAQAVLRTHDHVFASRPHSLVAEIVLYGPSDVGFAPHGEYWRQARKLVTTHLLTVKKVQSLRHAREEEVSTVMAKIGEAAGAGAVVDVGDLLGSFTNDLACRGVMGKTSSRNEGLRKLFRQLVVDTSPLLGGFHVEEFFPFLARFGVLSRVVRAKSERLRRRWDELLDRLIDNHESKHEAMAAASDPKEEDDDFIHVLLSVRQEYGLTREHTKAILLDVFFGGIDTAATVLENTVIELMKEPRVMKKLQAEVRSIVPKGQEIVSEADLNGMAYLRAVIKESLRLRNVTPLLAPHFSMASCSVDGVVVPAGVRVLINVWAIGRDPRFWEDAEEFVPERFLNGGSAADVGFKGNDFQFLPFSAGRRQCPGMNFGIAAMEVMLANLVHRFDWEMPAGKETRDIDMSEEFGLVMHRKEKLLLVPKLRV